accggcaagatagttcactggcatcaacgattagactctacaccggcaccggcacaaagaaaggaagtataccggcacagaggccgataggattttgttatattatattttgtttattattttaaaaactttgtaagccgacttggcaagttgtaaaatgactcttatatataagagagatcattgtagacatttcgTAAGTTAAGTAAGTGAAGTAAGTGAAAAGGAAAAATATTAAGGcggacctattatgcgaaatataggttaaagggtttatgtaagaagcagagcagcaaccgatactagatcaggcattatagatgctattgtaaagtagtacaagatattggatttgtataatccacattgtaagtcagtgagacttcccattgagcagtgagctctaggcagttggccttcctgcatgtgcaggcacctcttgtaagtaatattctcttattggccagtaagtggatattgtgggtcacaaatcccaccaaggttttccccccactgggtttcctcattaaatccttgtgtcatggtgtgctttttatgtggatgtttttaattatgtttattgcattatttcttgcataccagtacactgttataatatgttctacatgttttaagataagaaattctatttaccggttagatactgattcaccccccccctgcctctcagtatctatgggaatcctaacaattagtatcagagcttggtcctctattttcaaaagcctaacagcttgaggaagatcttgacaccggtagatatggaaaatctgatgaagcaacttgaaggagctctctcaaactatgatgtagaaaaattgaaaaatatcaaactagaagatgatctaaaggcagctcaggatattattcaagcacttcaagagaatcttactgttgctagaaataagagaagagaactttgtgaaaagatgcaaaatgaaaatgatgaaaaggaatcgcttaatgatcagataagcaagctgaaacaagagaacatgacaacaaagaatgagatgcaagatatgactatgagattttgtaaagaaattgaggataggaagaagaatgaagaagaattgactagaagactaagtgatgcagcaaatgagaacacaagacttagttgtaaaaatgatttattgaagacagatctaatgcacactcagaatgactcaaatgaactgatgaggtagaaagaagtcttagaaagagaactagaaactgcaaatcaacataaataaaaattcaagaaaagctcagaggaacttggcaccttgctgaagaatcaaaaacctaagggtgacacttctggaattggctttgaagttggtgaaagctccagtactgcaaatactcaggatcatagcaaaccagtaagacaacctaatacttataaattcaatggaaaatgctttaactgtaataagtatggtcataaagcaaatgaatgtagatctagaaattatcagaatatcaacacacccactggtcaatgttcaaaatgcaacaaagttggtcacaactctgaaaattgcaaaatgaatgtgacatgttatgtttgtggaagatttggacatttatctaatcaatgcagaacacaaaccagcataggttatgggaaatctattcagaagaataatgtgacttgttatgcgtgtaataagattggacatattgcaaaattctgtagaagtaaaggatcaccggcaaacaacgaaagttctagcttgaaagggaaagaaaaagttgaagaggtaaaacaagaattctcaaaacaatggactaGAAAAGCTGAtttaaatgttgggaatactcctccaccggtagaaccaatcaacgctccaccgacagaacaaagtattactccaccggtaggacaaagtagtgctccactggcaggaagttcttcatctaattgaagaaactttccttgagggtttggcaatctaatgacacgtgctattattccctcgattagagatgagaagttggaaattacttcttaccggcagacaatgttaagtgaatacttaaccggcatgcattaaatgtggtagatggaaaataaacactataaatttgtggttttggctccatttcatttcaccaagatttcaaacattcaaagagcgcgaAATTTGTACAGCTAAGGGATTTCAAgaaaagaggcgaagcacttcaagcaatcaatccatccaaaggcagaaaaaggtatttatcatcatggcatccacctctgcacttgaatatatagaaaaccctactgtagttgaggtcataaaatgccctaggcccatgtttcaactagttcccgaggtagcaaagaaagatgacactgtaggtgctttttcttaaataccaaaaggagttgtttatgctgaaaaccccagaatttacattcattgtaacatagaggaattagaagatgaagagatcaaaacaatgtataaatctgtcatatgtgataatttcagaaatgtgaaaccagaacataaaatcattgaaaccctaggatttactgaaatcctttgcattcctgaatttcccaaggatgtgattaggatagtcttaagcaaggtacatggtgaatttttctggttagatgcaattcacaaaatcaccaaggaagctgtgaaacttgtcatagggttaccaaccATCGGTAAAAGACccgacaagactaaaaaggtctccaatgacctagttatgaacctaactagtgcaacatccgacagaaggtccttgagggtaaatgatgtaacagatattaatgtgagatttgttagcatgattttagggtataaagctacttatgcaaatagactcaattcagtttcaagtttatgcattaagagtgcttatgacatggtcacggataatgtaaagattgatatatgtgagtggttaaaggatgagttaattgacaacttaggcaagattaagaaggataagaaaggaacttttaggtttggaaatctgctagtatgtttgatgctacatataaccaaataggttcccagtataggctacaaagaacttggatttgatataccgataggtaaacagctaacagaactattcaacaacatgggagaagataaggaaaacaatatccatgattactttcaagcacttaaggacaaaatgaagaagagaatcatattatcacaaaagattgttgacaagtacaaggatgatatatgttttgtaataaaaaaggatgagatatggatggaagcagtcatccctagaacaatttgggtaacagagatgggttatgagaccgatgatcatatagttgagacttatgctaaagcacttctagaagcaccaaatgaaccaaaggaagaagtatttggtagtgctaagaccatagaaaatcaaatacaatctaaaaagagagtgaaaaaagttgaggcagttgtgagaacaGGCTCTCgacaggcaaaagctattaaagaagatatactgaagcaaaccggtatcactgaggatgagttagcagccccacggcctgaaactcacctatcaccggtaggaactttttcggagagtgacatgcctacaactttcaaaagagttgtaaggaaaagagatccttcaccggcaaccacaccttcacctaggaggacaagacagaaacaacaagcagtgagatctccagttagaaagactacaccaaagaagaaattgacacccaagaagaagaagaaaacaaaacaaaacttggctcctcttgatatactattgaatgaaattacagaggaaggaaaactgaagaatatagagaaattatatgacactctgactgcacatgaaaaagaacaagtagaaaacattgttatattgcatatggacatgtataagaaatttttgatggaagtaatagatgatgtgctggatgaattgttcaaaagactagaggcaaggagacaagcagtaatagaacttgacaagaaaatcaagatagaaaagctacttgttgtgtacctagtgaactcacctaaagaaagtgatgatttaattgttgaagccaatcggccaatattctctactgcacaccggcacattgcattaatggttggaagggtcaatgaggtgactgaagaaacagaaaatggatgggatatattcctagttgaaaaagaaaaacaggaagaataccggaaccccaaacccataaaggtatatcagaaggaaagtgacaaaggaaaaggaaaggttggtggacctccgagtatcaaagtaaaagacaacttacccccacctacttttacatcaccgttaacaacaactacagaagatcaaccggccaTTGAAATTATGAATGTAGaagatgtcaatcctaatcctgaagtcttatatatagtagatgttgatacacaaaagatcaacattgtggtagacaaagatacaactggtaagactgaaatggctagtgagccaccggtagctaagcaaactgataacacacaagagaaaccgacaTATGACAAAGAGCAATAGGCAGGAACTCAGACTGAGACAGAGCAACAAGAAGAGGAATagaaataggaacaggttcatgaggaaacagtgccaccagcaactggagaagcacacaaaccattgcttaaagaaatgcaaacatagattgacctaccaaaggtcacaacaagcttggttacttcctccaccggcgaaattcagaatgttggttcctcctcagcaggacacaaaccaacaaatgtaactgtacttttggattcaatcaaaaggataacagattgtagttcacaggcttataaagccatagatgacacaatcccaattttgaaggtaattgctcctaactgtaatatagacaataaagattctttaggacaacttgatattttatgtaaatacatcactgagaacacagtgaccattgagaaaataaaggaagagacattgaaggacaaggtagaaattgaaaagcagaaattctttgaagatcagataaagaagtgtactagggattttaacacacttctaccggaactgtgtaacttattgaaggaatacaaaactctgtacaaagacacctgcaaaacaaactttttgacagtagacatagataagaagatgagcaaggtacaggatgaaatcaataaacttgctgataattttgttaactcacctgatacattatcagtttttgagcagaagataacaacttttgaggaagagttacttaaattagaaagagaaaaggagagaatagtgaataaggcaaagcatttgagatcaaaactgagtccaagattggactatctagcatcattgcgaaaggaaatatctgaggcactgatacagggacaaaacactggcagagcatatgcaacacctcactggtatagttaaaagaacgaagacaacaataagagacagtaagaagtttatggagagtataaacttgattttggcggatctctttcaaattgtaactacccaattacaaggttgaaactacaaactctactgacatcttgacaacctttgtcattgatgccaaaggggtagtagtggtatgagaaaattcaatatcacaggaattaTATGCTCaggtggagcacacatttttggtaacattttttggacttcatatttttggatacaattttgaaatttctcatgagtgttgccatcaatgccaaagggggagattgttggcatatgcacactccaatgagacattgtaggtgattgaaggttttgtcattgatggcaaccttacaatcctatggcaccagcaaggcattacaccggcaagatagttcaccagcatcaatgttcagactctacaccgacactcagaccaccggcaccggcacagagaaaggaagtataccggcacagaggccaacaagattttgttatattatattttgtttattattgtaaaaactttgtaagccgacttggcaagttgtaaaatgactcttatatataagagagatcattgtagacatttcatAAGTTAAGTAAGTGAATTAAGCGAAAAggaaaaatattaaggcagacctattatgcgaaatataggttaaagggtttatgtaagaagcagagcagcaaccggtactggatcaggcattatagatgctattgtaaagaagtacaagatattggatttgtataatccatattgtaagtcagtgagacttcccattgagcagtgagctttaggcagttggccttcctgcatgtgtaggcccctcttgcaagtaatattctcttattggccagtaaggggatattgtgggtcacaaatcccaccgaggtttttcccccaccgggtttcctcgttaaatccttgtgtcatggtgtgcttttcatgtggatgtttttaattatgtttattgcattatttattgcataccgatacactgttataatatgttctgcatgttttaagataagaaattctatttaccaattagatactgattcaccccccccccctctcagtatctatgggaatcctaacagttcacatgtgcttgtttgaagatatgttgtacAAACAGAGAACTCACATGAGCGGATGataaggtgttactccaccaagtaagtggggcttatctcctatatgcattgagtgcattatagtttggtgagataagagtgaagaggtaaaggaaaggatttgaaggatcacactagatccaccggtgaattgagggaatgccttaagtgcatgagatcaaggttatgcattggaccgacagagaaggcatgctgaagaagagtgatgtgtttgtcattcaaACAAACCGGCTGAGCAAATatagtcagaggagaatggtctaACCGATGAAGGAGTCTAGTAAAGGTTGATGATTGGTGTCATCATGAGTGATAACCGGTGTGTAAGACCACCGGTAATATGATCAAGGTGCAAATGCAGACGACTCTCCACCTTGGGAAAATGAGCTTGCTCAAGAAAGACATGTCTGATGACCGGTCAAGGTTTTCCACCCATAGTTCAGCAGAATGTAGACATGATGAGGTTACCGGTACAGTGTGTGATACCGGCAAGGTTAGCAAACTGGCAGGAAAGAGGAACTAGTagagtggttggttggtgatcctatatGGACCAACATGAAGTTCCAAGCTAGCACTTGGTCGATATAAATGCCACATGGAGTCGACGTGCGAACATgcgtttggataaagatggaacgTACATTGAcaaggttgttgcagggttggtcgactttaatgaaaggtcacacaaatcacaGGACATGCTGCAGAgctattgtaggggtttgaggctcgaggtctggaagacaTCTATGAGTCAACTAAGAGTGATTGACAAGATCGAGGTGATGGAGGAAATAGAATGACAGATCTTTcatgtttgaccaagagatcagctGTTAGGGTAAAAAGAAAGTCGCCAGAGATGAAAGACGTGATCTAGGAGATGCATAAATGGCAGAGTCATGCATATTGACAGTTTGAAAGATCGGATCAGACAAGATCCAAtaagatcttattggatttggtttaccttgaggatggtgaggaaaccctaaccgcccagaTTTTGAATTGAGTTTTGGCGGGAAGTCTGGGGTATAAGtgtgaaggccaaagagattatttgttgttgttgaatagaagaatattgtgtgaTTGCGAAGTGaaagacttctgcaagtaagagaaaatcagccaagtgcttaacaagcatctgtgaagagagtgggagtgagagacaacctggttgaagcattcaaccgatTGGAGAGAAGAATCGGTAGTGTTCATACCGGTATAacagaagtgaaggaggctgcaaAGAAGATAAACAAGCAACCGACAGAGAGTAGAATCGGTGAAGAGAAGAGCAGTGAGGAGAAGATTTAGTGAGAGCAATACAAAAGAGAGATAAACTGGTAGGGCTTACCAGTAGTGAAGCAGCAGGTGAAGAGCAACAGAGAAGTGAATCAGTGAaggagagaaggtatctcaccgacagagtaagatatatatatatatatatatatatatatatatatatatatatatatatatatatatatatataatggttgcaagattcacttgtaacaagataactacttatgtatttgatgcttacattgtgaacactgagttgtagctcgatgtAGAAGTTGTAGatccttgggctggtgccctaaagtcaggggttggtgctccttgggttggtaccctaaactttgtaactgtgttttattgtgaggttggattggagcagtagactccgccaatattgctcaccgaggtttttcccatcttgggttttcctcgtatatgttggtgttatgtgatgtccccttgtgagtgtgtttgcatttaagttagtctcctccttaaccggtaagtctgcattgagttaaatctatcaaccagtatgctcacatagtattgcaaaagggaaagagatttgagaaccactgattcaccccctccccctctcagtggtgcattgtgtctaacattctTGCACTCAATGGAGGTCATATGTCTCTTTTTAGCATCATACTtactcttttttcttctttttttcttatgGACTACCTTACCCTCTAGCAATTTTCCTTAGTCAAATAGGCTTTCTCCATAGCAACTTCTATAGTGGGTGGTGAAATTATTTGAACTACTCCTATCCTATCAAATCAGCACTTAACCCATAACTAAACATATTGACCAATAACTTCTCATCTTGCAGATAGTTCACATATTATAACAACTCCAAAAGCTTATCTTCATATCATACTAATATGTCACCTCTATAATGTATATATCATCATCTATATATCACTAGTAAAAATGCCCATAAAAATAACAATCTCTAAATATTTCCTATAACACTCACAAATCAATATATTCATTCTTTTGTTATCCATAAGGGAAGGCTACCAGTGgccattatagctaactttgtgtACCCTAAACTCCTAAATGGTACattagattttgatgatttttttgtcttCAGATGTGACTTACGTGTCAATGGCTATTGTTTTCACTTCTGGGTAGTTATTTCAATTGATGTGGGATTTGTTATGTATGCataggtcaaaaagtggtcattttgagTTGACATCTCATACATAATCCTTACTGCCTCATTAACCATTCGCTTTGACCACTACGAAATTTGCACAATtgatccaatacttatgcacaaatgccccaataatCGTGTGCTATTTGGTATTATGAATGAATTCTCACGGGTTGCATTATTTTGGTTTTCTAGGCATTATTTCTTGTGGCCATCCTAACATCCTTTTGAGCCCCAACGGACTGGGTGATACCACGTGTCTTCCTTGCGAGATTCTGTGACCATCTCTTTTTGCTCCACCCTTAAAAGCTTTGCTATATTGCCACGTGTCAAGTTTTCATCTCGGATTCAAAGAGGGTCCCATTATCATTAGAAAAGTTGTTTTGCTAGCCGTGTGTCTTCCCCATGGGATTTCCATAAAGCTCAAAAAGAAGCTCAGTTTGTAATACATGTCTGGCTGCCACGTGCTTAAAATGTCTGAGACATCCTCTTCCTAAGAAATTACACTTGCCATTCTGTTCTGAAAAATATGGATAGTATAGAAGTTGTGGAGGAGATGGACATCATGAGCCAATGCAACAAAAAGAAGTGGTGGCACCCAAAAAGCTTTGGCATGTGCATAAAAATGAATATTGAGCCAGGATCGAGCCAAAGGACAGACAATTGCTATGGCCTCATGATGATTATGGCATGTTGTAGGCATGCAACTAGTTTTGGGGTAGAAGATGCTTTATTCTTTTGGGGGTTTTTTATTTTGGGCGCTTATAAAATGGGCAACCATGGGCTTTTTGAGAGATCTGATCTTGAACTTTAAAAAGTTTTCATTCTAGTAGTTTTGCATGCTTAGCCTTTTTATTTGATTAAGAGACAAAAATAGACTGTGCATAGATAGCCTTTTTGTTCTTATCTTAATGTTAAATTTTATGTCAATGGATTCCTAACTCTTATAATTTCAATTTCACGAGAATAGATAATTGAGTCATGTTGTTTAACTCTTTTGATTATATGTGATAGAGATTTTGTGGTTGTATCATGTCAATCCGATTAGATCATCTTTTATATTTATGAATAGATAAATGATGTGTGTTTCGGTGAGTCTTAGCAAATGTCCCCATTGagagatttgaatatcttgtttttgTGTTTGTGAACCTTAATCTTTTTGTTCTCTCTCAACCTATGAAGGGGTAACGATGTTTAGTACTCATTTTGAAAAATCATATTTGCTATCTTGTAATGATTTTAGTTACCAAAACATTGTGGTGGATCACCTTAGTATTAGATGTTATTTTGAATTTCGTCTCCCccttttcctcaaagaatttaaaGAGAAGACTCGGCTTCTAAAAATCCTCAAGGTTGCTCAGTAAGTCGCATATTTAAGTCCCCATTTGCTAAGCTTCCCACAAAATTCGATTAGCTTTTTGAGAAGTAATTTTGAGGATCAACaagtaccaataaagttgcacaattaGCCCAACTACTACTGTTTTTCCAAAATGGAAGGGTATAACCAATGGAAGGGTATTAGACCATTAGATAATCttttagtggatttttaattaacgAAATCCAATGAACAATAATTACAACATGCATTGTAACTAGACCCCTTCCTTAATGCTACTAAATGAATGATCACATAAACCTCTAAGAAGATAGGCTACTTTTATAAATCAAATAATGAAAAAGTGGAAAACAATGTCCTTCTAAAATACTAAAAAGGGGAGATATCCAATACAATTGATGAAGTGAACTTAGAGAAAACTACCCAAAACCTTCTACGAAACATCCCAGAGAAAACTACCCAAAACCTTCTACGAAACATCCCATCCACATATACATCTGACATAGGAAAATGTTGTGCCAATGCACACACACCCATACCTTATCTTATTTCTATCCCAAGTCAAAGTCTTTAGTGTTGGGGAGAAGTGTGTGAAAAACTATTAAAAAGCCCTGCGAGATCGGCGGCCTCAATCCTCTCCAGAATTCCCAGAGCCATTCCTGTCCGTCGATTCCAACGAGTTTCGAGAACGCTATTTAGTCAACGAAACCCTTACGTTACGACCGAATTCTCTCCTCGATTTGTCACAAAACCGTGTGATTCAACACGGATTTCCGGTGTTAAGACAGAACAAGTCAACGAAATCCAACGGCCAGGGATTCCCCAGATGAAAAACTAAATATTTACTACGAGCAGGAAGGTGTAGTAGTATGCCCAACTGTCGCTATTTATTCTCCGATGAAGAGGCAAAACAAACGCAACCAAATGCCCTCCATTCCCTCCCTCTGAACCTGCTCATtcattctctttctctttgtcttaCGCTCTGTTTTCTTCCTGTTTTTCTGCTTTGAAAACTCCATGGAAAACCATCATAAAGAGGAAGAATCAGCAGCAATTCCTCTGATTGATCTGCATCCATTCTTCAGCGATTATGCTGACCAGACAGCCAGAGAAAGAGTTATTACTGAGGTGGGCAAGGCCTGTGAAGAATGGGGATTTTTCCAGGTGGTCAACCATGGTATCCCTACGGAGCTCATAGAAGAGGCTCTTGACACCTGTCGGGTGTTCTTTGAGTATCCACAGGAGGAGAAGATGAAGGTCAGAGGAGAAGTATCCGTGCCACAGCAGATGCCCACCGGCTACAATGTGTACCCGCCAGGAAGCTGGGATCTGTACGAGAATCTCTATTACCGAGCCGGTCGGTCATCGCCCGGTCAGACTGCCTCTGATTTCAGTGACGGGAATGCACAGTGCAATGCTTTCCCAGAGGATTTACCTCAATTAAGGTCTAATAATCATGGAGTTcgtgcaattttattttttttcttttttttttgcctgCTTTGtcagaaagaaaaaaaattcatgttATGCAGGGCAGAACGGCTAAGCAATTTGGCTTTTATGTaaaaatatttttatcattttaaGGTTAGGTGGTAGAAGAAGTAAATAGAGGTGGGTCTGATTGTGAAAGAAAAATCCTATGGTTATTTTTGCTTGAGTTGGGATGCATTTGTTTGTTGCTTTTGTTTTTGTGGAAGTTTTTTTCATTAGGTTTAAAAGTTCATTTGGTTATGGGTATGGTGGAGGTTGGGAGTAGTATTGAGGTTGATAGAAGTTAGGAGTAGTATTAAGATGGGCTTTAGGTATGAATGGCATTGTGATGGTGAAATAATTTGTATCGGAAATTTGGAATAGTATTGGAATGGGTTATTTGTATTAAAGTTGAATAAATCGATTATTTGTATAAAAATTTAGAATAGTTAGATATAAGTTCTTTTTGCACAAATTTAAGAGTGGTATTAAGATAAGTTATTTATATGTATTGAGATGGATCATTTGTAGCTACAAATTTAGTAGTGATTTTAAGATAtgtttttcaatctctttttgttaaGGTCATAAGATAAACAGTATTGGTGAGATGGGTCTTTTGTAGCTGCAAATTTAATAGTGATTAATAGACATACAAATTTTGAATAgatttttcaatctctttttgttatGATCATAAACTGAATAACATTAATGAGATGAGTCATGATTATTAAATATACATATTTTAGAGTGGATTTCTCAATCTCTTTTCATCAAGACTTTAATAATGAATGGATTGAATTGAATTTGGTTGGATGAGGTTGGCTAGTTTCAATTCATTATTACTGTTCGATGCTATTGGATGATTTACTTGTTTAGTATTTGTGCCTATGGATTAAATCCCACCCACTCACTCACCCTAGTCAGTGATTGTGCGTTCTTTTTGCTATGTGGAAACAGGGCGATCCACATAATTAGCTTTGAATAAGGGAACCAAATGAAAAGGGACTGGGGGAGGAATATGGTATGCTAGGGGACTAGGGGAGGAATATGGTATGCTAGAGTAGTGGAAAATGCATAAAATCATATTTTAATTGTGCATCGAATCTTTTGTGTGGCAGATTTGTGATAGAGAGGCTACTTGAATTCCTGGGGAAAACGACGGACTTGATCGAGAGCCTGATTTCCCAGGCTCTGGGATTATCCGGGGAATATCTGCGGGAGCTGAATCGGGACAAGGTGGAGCCTCTGAAAGTGCTGTGCTATCCAAAGGCGAGAACAGAGCAGGAGATAGGAGCGTGGCAGCACCAGGACAGCAGCTGCATAACTCTTGTGGGGCAGGACGACACGGGGGGCTACCAAGTCCTCAAGGACGCCAAATGGGTGAACATCAAACCTACAAGGGGCGCCCTCGTCGTTAACGTCGGTGATATTCTTCAGGTACCCAAAACCTCCCTCACCCCCATTTAAGGCATTAACTgaaaattactaatgcataaacagTGGGTAACTTTGCTTGGTCTCCTGTGTTGCCTGGTCTCCTGTGGTGACAGGTGTGGAGCAACAACAGACTAAAGAGCGCCGTTCACCGCGTATTAAATAACCGGGAAAGAAGACGGTGTTCCTTCGCCTTCGCGACCGTGCCCAGCCCAGAAAAGCTGGTGAGCCCGCTGCCGGAATTCACGAGCCAAGTCAAGCGGCCGGCGGCATACAGAAGTTTTGTTTATAAAGACTATATGGTGAAAAGAGTGCGCAACAAAACGCACCCCCCTGCCACCGCCGAGGATTTCGCCGACATCTCCATCTACGCCATCTGATGCGCGCCGAGCTTAGCCtcttaatattaataatatatatatatatatt
This genomic stretch from Cryptomeria japonica chromosome 8, Sugi_1.0, whole genome shotgun sequence harbors:
- the LOC131067821 gene encoding sexual differentiation process protein isp7, which produces MENHHKEEESAAIPLIDLHPFFSDYADQTARERVITEVGKACEEWGFFQVVNHGIPTELIEEALDTCRVFFEYPQEEKMKVRGEVSVPQQMPTGYNVYPPGSWDLYENLYYRAGRSSPGQTASDFSDGNAQCNAFPEDLPQLRFVIERLLEFLGKTTDLIESLISQALGLSGEYLRELNRDKVEPLKVLCYPKARTEQEIGAWQHQDSSCITLVGQDDTGGYQVLKDAKWVNIKPTRGALVVNVGDILQVWSNNRLKSAVHRVLNNRERRRCSFAFATVPSPEKLVSPLPEFTSQVKRPAAYRSFVYKDYMVKRVRNKTHPPATAEDFADISIYAI